The Amaranthus tricolor cultivar Red isolate AtriRed21 chromosome 6, ASM2621246v1, whole genome shotgun sequence genome has a segment encoding these proteins:
- the LOC130814613 gene encoding protein RMD5 homolog: MELKVVKDAFDHVTKKQKLCYSKWNETIDRLGQEFEQAISKLQSADASTSYVDHKAILADLKSKLKEIANLGQIDSCQKELNSALAKYPKQLEKIFNPDISKAYRNVDFDVHFINQIIASHLYREGLFEVGDCFANETEEQGSTALKSPFIEMYHVLQAMKSHNLEPALKWASDNHEKLKQNGSDLEFKLYRLQFVEVLQNQGRDDALKYGRTYFESFSKTHMAEISKLMTSILWAGKLDTSPYSQLLAPINWEKLGEEFTRNFCYLLGQSFESPLSLTVAAGVQGLPTLLKLMNVMMGRKQEWQSMKQLPVPIDLDKEFQFHTIFVCPVSRDQATEDNPPMLMSCGHVLCKQSISKLSKSSTKSFKCPYCPSEIDATHCKQLYF; this comes from the coding sequence ATGGAGCTGAAGGTTGTGAAAGATGCTTTTGATCATGTTACAAAGAAGCAAAAACTATGTTACTCCAAATGGAATGAAACAATAGACCGTTTAGGCCAAGAATTTGAGCAGGCTATATCAAAGTTGCAATCGGCTGATGCTAGCACCTCCTACGTAGATCATAAAGCCATACTTGCTGATCTCAAGTCCAAGTTGAAGGAAATAGCTAATCTTGGCCAGATAGATTCCTGCCAAAAAGAGTTGAATAGTGCACTAGCCAAGTACCCAAAACAGCTCGAAAAAATTTTCAACCCTGATATATCAAAAGCATACCgaaatgttgattttgatgTCCACTTTATTAACCAGATCATAGCCAGTCATCTGTACCGGGAAGGCCTCTTCGAAGTGGGAGACTGCTTTGCCAATGAAACTGAAGAGCAAGGATCAACCGCCTTAAAATCTCCTTTCATCGAGATGTACCATGTTCTTCAAGCCATGAAGTCTCATAACTTGGAACCAGCTCTGAAATGGGCCTCTGATAACCATGAGAAACTTAAGCAAAATGGATCGGACCTCGAATTTAAACTTTATAGGCTACAGTTTGTAGAAGTTCTGCAGAATCAGGGTAGAGATGATGCCCTAAAATACGGTAGAACTTATTTTGAGTCATTTTCAAAGACCCATATGGCTGAAATCTCAAAGCTGATGACAAGCATTTTATGGGCGGGTAAACTCGACACCTCTCCATACTCTCAGCTTCTCGCTCCTATCAATTGGGAAAAGTTGGGTGAGGAATTCACTAGGAACTTTTGTTACCTTTTGGGACAATCATTTGAGAGCCCACTGAGTTTGACTGTTGCTGCTGGAGTTCAAGGGCTTCCTACTCTTCTTAAGCTTATGAATGTGATGATGGGTAGGAAGCAGGAATGGCAATCGATGAAGCAGCTTCCAGTCCCAATTGATCTTGATAAGGAATTCCAATTCCACACAATTTTTGTGTGCCCAGTAAGTCGAGATCAAGCAACCGAGGATAACCCTCCAATGTTGATGTCTTGTGGACATGTTCTTTGCAAGCAGTCAATATCGAAGTTGTCGAAAAGCAGTACGAAGTCATTTAAATGTCCTTACTGTCCTTCTGAGATTGACGCCACTCACTGTAAACAGTTATATTTCtga